A part of Paenibacillus sp. sptzw28 genomic DNA contains:
- the xerD gene encoding site-specific tyrosine recombinase XerD, with protein MKAHLQTFIRFLEDQRRLSRTTVSCYERDLAFFLEFAEQQGIEGVGDIQKHHISRYLLGLRQQGRATATVSRHTVSIRSFFHFLTSERLVTHDPALQMETPKQEKRLPMVMTVEEVECLLAAPDSSSTAGIRDKAMLELLYATGIRVSELISLDVGYVNLTLGFIRCVGANAKERVIPLGGIACEALSVYLETVRHKLLKGESGEQALYLNQLGTRMTRQGFWKMIKKYAAEAGIKSEITPHTLRHSFATHLLENGADLRSVQEMLGHADISTTQIYTQVTKTRLKDVYNQAHPRAKVK; from the coding sequence ATGAAAGCTCATCTGCAAACGTTCATCCGGTTTTTAGAAGATCAGCGGAGGCTTTCCCGCACTACGGTTTCTTGTTACGAACGGGATTTGGCCTTTTTTCTGGAATTTGCGGAACAGCAAGGAATCGAGGGAGTCGGCGATATTCAGAAGCACCATATCTCCCGTTACCTGCTCGGGCTCAGGCAGCAGGGCCGGGCAACCGCGACGGTTTCCCGGCACACGGTATCCATACGGTCGTTTTTTCACTTTTTGACGAGCGAAAGGCTTGTCACACATGATCCCGCGCTCCAGATGGAAACGCCGAAGCAGGAAAAAAGGCTTCCGATGGTGATGACCGTTGAGGAGGTGGAGTGTCTGCTTGCCGCACCGGACTCGTCAAGCACGGCCGGTATCCGCGATAAAGCGATGCTCGAGCTGCTCTACGCGACAGGCATTAGGGTGTCGGAGCTTATTTCACTGGATGTCGGTTATGTGAATTTGACATTGGGCTTCATAAGATGTGTCGGCGCGAACGCCAAAGAGAGAGTAATTCCGCTGGGCGGAATCGCTTGCGAGGCATTGTCCGTTTATTTGGAAACGGTACGCCACAAGCTCCTGAAGGGCGAGAGCGGCGAACAGGCCTTATATCTTAATCAGCTCGGAACCCGTATGACAAGACAGGGCTTTTGGAAAATGATCAAGAAATATGCGGCGGAGGCTGGAATCAAGAGCGAAATTACGCCGCATACGCTGCGCCATTCGTTCGCAACGCATCTGCTGGAGAATGGAGCGGATTTGCGCTCCGTGCAGGAAATGCTCGGCCATGCCGATATTTCAACGACGCAAATCTATACGCAGGTAACCAAAACACGGCTCAAGGATGTGTATAACCAGGCCCATCCGAGAGCCAAGGTGAAATAA
- a CDS encoding DUF4227 family protein: protein MVVSVRKWLRRFIFIALLCILTVAMYGGCRFIAAWIAPADPYRIPQGQALKVFHSQMDWNMESSISERLRLFYWYGE from the coding sequence ATGGTCGTATCGGTTCGCAAATGGCTAAGACGGTTTATCTTTATCGCCCTGCTCTGCATACTCACGGTTGCGATGTATGGGGGATGCCGTTTTATCGCCGCATGGATCGCCCCCGCCGACCCTTACAGAATCCCTCAGGGGCAAGCGCTTAAGGTATTTCACTCCCAGATGGATTGGAATATGGAGAGCAGCATTTCCGAGAGGCTTCGTTTATTTTATTGGTACGGGGAGTAG